The Desulfomonilaceae bacterium genome has a segment encoding these proteins:
- the scmF gene encoding SynChlorMet cassette radical SAM/SPASM protein ScmF → MSETDQSSRPSWPLNTIYFYLTKGCNLRCRHCWITPKFQGDDQSYPSLAPDLFRSILEQAKPLGLSSLKFTGGEPLIHPQITELLDHVQTENLPLAVETNGVACTPELAGKIRACKDPFVSVSLDGADAETHEWVRGVKGCFEAALAGIKNLVDEGLPPQIIMTVMRRNVSQMDSMARLAESLGASSLKFNVLQPTARGAHIHESHGALSIEELLKLGRWVENDLSKTTKMRLMFDHPMAFRPLGKIYSSQGDGCGTCGVLGILGVLGDGAYALCGIGETVPEMVFGHAGTDRLEDVWMGSPVLTEIREGMPKALKGICGQCLMRSRCRGSCIAQNYYSNKDLWAPFWFCREAHSRGLFPVSRLAEDDPGDRSAAVA, encoded by the coding sequence ATGAGTGAAACAGATCAAAGCTCACGCCCTTCCTGGCCCCTCAATACGATCTATTTCTACCTGACAAAAGGCTGCAACCTGCGATGCCGCCATTGCTGGATAACACCGAAGTTTCAGGGGGACGATCAATCTTATCCTTCGCTTGCCCCAGACCTGTTCCGGTCTATTCTTGAACAGGCAAAGCCGCTCGGCCTATCGTCACTCAAATTCACAGGGGGGGAGCCACTCATCCATCCGCAAATAACAGAATTGCTGGACCACGTTCAGACAGAGAACTTGCCGCTCGCGGTGGAAACAAACGGAGTCGCCTGTACGCCGGAACTCGCCGGAAAAATCAGGGCATGCAAGGATCCGTTTGTTTCTGTGAGCCTTGACGGCGCCGACGCGGAAACCCATGAGTGGGTTCGAGGGGTTAAGGGGTGCTTTGAAGCTGCTTTGGCTGGGATCAAGAACCTCGTGGACGAGGGGTTACCGCCTCAGATCATCATGACGGTGATGCGCCGAAATGTCAGTCAAATGGACTCCATGGCTCGCCTCGCTGAATCCTTGGGAGCGTCATCGCTGAAATTCAACGTTCTTCAGCCCACCGCCCGCGGGGCGCACATTCATGAGTCTCATGGCGCTCTCAGCATCGAAGAATTGTTGAAATTGGGCCGGTGGGTAGAGAATGACCTGAGCAAAACCACAAAAATGCGTCTAATGTTTGACCATCCGATGGCTTTCCGTCCTCTGGGAAAGATTTATAGTTCTCAGGGCGACGGTTGCGGCACGTGCGGTGTGCTGGGTATTCTCGGGGTTCTGGGAGACGGCGCCTATGCCCTGTGTGGCATCGGGGAAACGGTCCCGGAAATGGTGTTCGGTCACGCGGGGACCGACCGCCTGGAAGATGTCTGGATGGGCAGCCCGGTGTTGACGGAGATCCGTGAGGGAATGCCCAAGGCCTTAAAGGGCATCTGTGGGCAGTGTCTCATGCGCTCGCGATGCCGGGGGAGCTGTATAGCGCAAAACTACTATTCGAATAAGGATCTTTGGGCTCCATTCTGGTTCTGCCGCGAGGCTCACTCCAGGGGACTCTTCCCAGTTAGCCGCCTTGCAGAAGACGACCCTGGGGATAGGTCCGCCGCTGTGGCATGA